A single region of the Alosa alosa isolate M-15738 ecotype Scorff River chromosome 6, AALO_Geno_1.1, whole genome shotgun sequence genome encodes:
- the LOC125296475 gene encoding tumor necrosis factor receptor superfamily member 11B-like isoform X2, which produces MPPHTLAPVVVCALLVSVTSEPHTFRHRDPMSRKMLICDRCPAGFYMKAPCTPNRQTICAPCPLNHFTQFHNYLPKCLYCSTFCSEHQVVKQECAAFNDRVCECQEGYYKRADFCVKHRDCPPGEGVKQRGSAMRNTVCDTCELGTFSPERSSTAVCVHHTDCAARGLRVALKGSEWHDNICMSCQEQRDQGPLAPLRRILSAFFSHEKLRLGKMRKLARVHMGLRVETKQPAGEERSPSSKRSGLLAAIDKWAKEQPEPRLRQLVNTLRGEMYNVGRELERKISEIDEQMKHCELENKIATQNQHQGTHMKDQRKNDIY; this is translated from the exons ATG CCTCCCCACACACTGGCACCAGTGGTTGTCTGTGCCCTGTTGGTCAGCGTCACTTCAGAGCCACACACCTTCCGGCACAGGGACCCTATGAGCAGGAAGATGCTGATTTGCGACCGATGTCCCGCAGGCTTCTACATGAAGGCTCCCTGCACCCCCAACAGGCAGACCATCTGTGCACCCTGCCCTCTCAACCACTTCACCCAATTCCACAACTACCTGCCCAAGTGTCTGTACTGCTCCACGTTCTGCAGTGAGCACCAGGTGGTGAAGCAGGAGTGCGCGGCCTTCAACGACCGGGTGTGCGAGTGCCAGGAGGGCTATTACAAGCGCGCTGATTTCTGTGTGAAGCACAGGGACTGTCCCCCTGGAGAGGGCGTCAAACAGAGAG GTAGCGCCATGCGGAACACAGTGTGTGACACCTGTGAGCTTGGCACATTCTCTCCAGAGAGATCCTCCACTGCAGTCTGTGTCCATCACACCGACTGTGCAGCCCGTGGGCTTAGAGTAGCCTTAAAAGGTTCTGAATGGCATGACAACATTTGCATGTCATGTCAAGAGCAGAGGGACCAAG GCCCACTGGCTCCACTCAGGCGAATCCTCTCGGCCTTCTTCAGCCATGAGAAGCTACGGCTTGGGAAGATGAGGAAGTTGGCCAGGGTCCACATGGGCCTGAGAGTGGAGACCAAGCAGCCTGCAGGCGAAGAACGGTCCCCGTCCTCGAAGCGTTCTGGTCTGCTGGCGGCCATCGACAAGTGGGCCAAGGAGCAGCCGGAGCCCAGACTCAGGCAGCTGGTCAACACCCTGAGAGGAGAGATGTACAACGTGGGCCGCGAGCTGGAGAGGAAGATCAGTGAGATAGACGAGCAGATGAAGCACTGTGAGCTTGAGAACAAAATCGCCACACAGAACCAGCATCAAGGCACACACATGAAAGACCAAAGGAAAAATGACATTTATTAA
- the LOC125296475 gene encoding tumor necrosis factor receptor superfamily member 11B-like isoform X1 has protein sequence MRVQGGPIRYCTEPPHTLAPVVVCALLVSVTSEPHTFRHRDPMSRKMLICDRCPAGFYMKAPCTPNRQTICAPCPLNHFTQFHNYLPKCLYCSTFCSEHQVVKQECAAFNDRVCECQEGYYKRADFCVKHRDCPPGEGVKQRGSAMRNTVCDTCELGTFSPERSSTAVCVHHTDCAARGLRVALKGSEWHDNICMSCQEQRDQGPLAPLRRILSAFFSHEKLRLGKMRKLARVHMGLRVETKQPAGEERSPSSKRSGLLAAIDKWAKEQPEPRLRQLVNTLRGEMYNVGRELERKISEIDEQMKHCELENKIATQNQHQGTHMKDQRKNDIY, from the exons ATGCGAGTGCAAGGAGGGCCTATTAGATATTGCACAGAA CCTCCCCACACACTGGCACCAGTGGTTGTCTGTGCCCTGTTGGTCAGCGTCACTTCAGAGCCACACACCTTCCGGCACAGGGACCCTATGAGCAGGAAGATGCTGATTTGCGACCGATGTCCCGCAGGCTTCTACATGAAGGCTCCCTGCACCCCCAACAGGCAGACCATCTGTGCACCCTGCCCTCTCAACCACTTCACCCAATTCCACAACTACCTGCCCAAGTGTCTGTACTGCTCCACGTTCTGCAGTGAGCACCAGGTGGTGAAGCAGGAGTGCGCGGCCTTCAACGACCGGGTGTGCGAGTGCCAGGAGGGCTATTACAAGCGCGCTGATTTCTGTGTGAAGCACAGGGACTGTCCCCCTGGAGAGGGCGTCAAACAGAGAG GTAGCGCCATGCGGAACACAGTGTGTGACACCTGTGAGCTTGGCACATTCTCTCCAGAGAGATCCTCCACTGCAGTCTGTGTCCATCACACCGACTGTGCAGCCCGTGGGCTTAGAGTAGCCTTAAAAGGTTCTGAATGGCATGACAACATTTGCATGTCATGTCAAGAGCAGAGGGACCAAG GCCCACTGGCTCCACTCAGGCGAATCCTCTCGGCCTTCTTCAGCCATGAGAAGCTACGGCTTGGGAAGATGAGGAAGTTGGCCAGGGTCCACATGGGCCTGAGAGTGGAGACCAAGCAGCCTGCAGGCGAAGAACGGTCCCCGTCCTCGAAGCGTTCTGGTCTGCTGGCGGCCATCGACAAGTGGGCCAAGGAGCAGCCGGAGCCCAGACTCAGGCAGCTGGTCAACACCCTGAGAGGAGAGATGTACAACGTGGGCCGCGAGCTGGAGAGGAAGATCAGTGAGATAGACGAGCAGATGAAGCACTGTGAGCTTGAGAACAAAATCGCCACACAGAACCAGCATCAAGGCACACACATGAAAGACCAAAGGAAAAATGACATTTATTAA